In Nocardioides dokdonensis FR1436, the following are encoded in one genomic region:
- a CDS encoding class F sortase: MTSPSLDRPRLLVVAGSAVAVLVAAALVVALLVVRAGSGGGAGAEEPFEPPAAEDGAAAAVAAGVDTVQEATYARERAAYPDRLRIPDLGVDAPVLPVKAPGRVLVPPRDPQQLGWWADGARPGAESGSALLVGHTVNGGGGALDDLETLDAGARVRVRADGTVLDYEVSTVQVYSKGRIARDAQRLFSQEAPGRLVLLTCEDWDGSGYLSNVVVVAEPV; the protein is encoded by the coding sequence ATGACGAGCCCCTCCCTGGACCGTCCCCGGCTCCTCGTCGTCGCCGGGAGCGCCGTCGCGGTCCTGGTCGCTGCCGCCCTGGTCGTCGCGCTGCTCGTCGTCCGCGCGGGCTCAGGCGGGGGTGCGGGCGCCGAGGAGCCCTTCGAGCCGCCTGCTGCCGAGGACGGGGCGGCAGCAGCTGTCGCGGCGGGCGTCGACACCGTCCAGGAGGCGACGTACGCCCGGGAGCGCGCGGCGTACCCCGACCGGCTGCGGATCCCCGACCTCGGGGTGGATGCGCCGGTCCTGCCGGTCAAGGCGCCCGGTCGCGTGCTGGTCCCGCCGCGGGACCCCCAGCAGCTGGGCTGGTGGGCGGACGGGGCGCGGCCCGGCGCCGAGAGCGGCAGCGCCCTGCTGGTGGGGCACACCGTGAACGGCGGCGGGGGAGCCCTCGACGACCTGGAGACCCTCGACGCCGGGGCGCGGGTGCGGGTGCGGGCCGACGGGACCGTCCTCGACTACGAGGTCAGCACCGTGCAGGTCTACTCCAAGGGCCGCATCGCTCGCGACGCCCAGCGGCTCTTCAGCCAGGAGGCGCCCGGGCGTCTCGTCCTGCTGACCTGCGAGGACTGGGACGGGAGCGGCTACCTCAGCAACGTCGTCGTGGTGGCCGAGCCCGTCTGA